One Tolypothrix bouteillei VB521301 DNA window includes the following coding sequences:
- a CDS encoding REP-associated tyrosine transposase gives MGRSRYQVLGTQPHFLTCTIVNWIPLFSQVEIAQIILDSLKFLHQRQRLTLHAYVIMENHLHLIASAASLSKEICNFKSFTARSIIDLLKKDNNNYILNQLEFYKLKYKHDQEYQLWQEGFHPQAILDEEMFRQKLGYIHNNPVKRGYVDEPAHWRYSSYRNYIGQVGLLEVEMLGEAEPLLRHSQAEPGNEG, from the coding sequence ATGGGACGCAGCCGCTATCAAGTACTGGGAACTCAACCCCATTTTCTCACCTGCACCATAGTTAACTGGATACCCTTATTCAGCCAAGTAGAAATTGCACAAATTATTTTAGACTCTCTTAAATTTCTCCATCAGCGTCAACGATTAACTCTTCATGCCTACGTCATTATGGAGAATCATCTTCATTTAATTGCATCTGCTGCAAGTTTATCAAAAGAAATATGCAATTTTAAATCATTTACGGCTCGTTCTATTATTGATTTACTTAAGAAAGATAATAATAATTATATCCTTAATCAGCTTGAATTCTACAAACTTAAATATAAGCACGACCAAGAATATCAACTTTGGCAGGAAGGCTTTCATCCTCAAGCTATTTTAGACGAGGAAATGTTCAGACAAAAGTTGGGTTATATTCATAACAATCCTGTTAAGCGTGGTTATGTGGATGAACCTGCTCATTGGCGATATTCTAGCTATCGGAATTACATTGGTCAGGTGGGATTGTTGGAGGTAGAGATGTTGGGGGAGGCGGAGCCTCTACTAAGGCATTCCCAGGCTGAGCCTGGGAACGAGGGGTAA
- a CDS encoding hybrid sensor histidine kinase/response regulator, with product MLPQSPSLASKVDILIVDDEPTNLRVLSTIVRSYGYQVRQAISGMVALRAVGIQRPDLILLDIMMPEMDGYQVCEQLKLNAETSDIPVIFLSSLVSGMDKAKAFQLGGADYITKPFQVEEVLARIDYQLTLRTLQVQLQQKNEQLREQNDQLRQEIKIREQTEVELRCSQAQLQARTQQLQQALDELKLAQTKLVQSEKMSSLGQIAAGIAHEINNPISFIYGNLDYASEYTEVLINIIKLYSKYYPQPHPEILKTIQVCELDFVLKDFPKVLESMQVGAERIRDIVLSMRYFSGYDQAYTQQGDLHKCLDSTLVILQSRLKEQPNRVAIEVKKEYGKIPPANCYPGQLNQVFMNLFSNAIDAIEEKSRIWEEPFQPAIKICTQLSNSYQESQDRDKKWVEIRIADNGIGIAPHIQSSIFDPFFTTKPVGKGTGLGLSISYSIIVEQHGGQLQCNSQIGQGTEIVIRLPVEVPQAVKSGYH from the coding sequence ATGCTACCTCAATCCCCATCTTTAGCTTCCAAAGTTGATATTCTTATTGTTGACGATGAACCAACCAACTTACGAGTTTTATCTACAATTGTGCGATCGTATGGGTATCAAGTTAGACAAGCTATTAGCGGTATGGTTGCCCTGAGAGCAGTAGGCATACAGCGACCGGATCTGATTCTTCTTGATATTATGATGCCAGAAATGGATGGGTATCAGGTTTGCGAGCAGTTGAAATTAAATGCCGAGACTAGTGATATTCCCGTCATTTTTCTAAGTTCCTTAGTATCGGGAATGGATAAGGCAAAAGCATTTCAATTGGGAGGAGCAGACTATATCACCAAACCATTTCAAGTCGAAGAAGTTTTAGCAAGAATAGATTATCAACTAACACTTCGGACTCTACAAGTTCAGCTTCAGCAGAAAAACGAGCAACTCAGAGAGCAAAATGACCAACTCAGACAAGAAATAAAAATTCGCGAGCAAACGGAAGTAGAACTCCGATGTTCGCAAGCACAATTACAAGCCAGAACTCAGCAACTCCAGCAAGCTTTAGATGAACTGAAGTTAGCTCAAACAAAGCTTGTCCAAAGTGAAAAAATGTCTAGCTTGGGGCAAATAGCTGCAGGGATAGCTCACGAAATCAACAATCCTATCAGTTTTATCTATGGCAATCTAGATTACGCTTCTGAGTATACGGAAGTGCTAATAAATATTATCAAATTATACAGTAAGTATTATCCTCAGCCACATCCAGAAATTTTAAAGACAATACAAGTTTGCGAACTCGATTTTGTGCTTAAAGATTTTCCCAAGGTACTTGAGTCGATGCAAGTAGGAGCAGAAAGAATTCGAGATATTGTCTTGTCAATGCGTTATTTTTCAGGTTATGACCAGGCTTATACTCAGCAAGGCGATCTTCACAAATGTTTAGATAGTACACTCGTCATCCTACAAAGCCGTCTCAAAGAACAACCCAACCGAGTCGCAATTGAAGTGAAGAAAGAATATGGCAAAATTCCTCCAGCCAATTGTTACCCAGGACAATTAAATCAGGTTTTTATGAATCTTTTCAGCAATGCGATTGATGCTATAGAAGAGAAGTCAAGAATTTGGGAAGAACCTTTTCAGCCTGCCATAAAAATTTGTACCCAGTTAAGCAATTCTTATCAAGAATCTCAAGACAGAGATAAAAAATGGGTTGAAATTCGGATTGCTGATAATGGAATCGGTATTGCACCTCACATTCAAAGTTCCATATTCGATCCCTTTTTTACCACAAAGCCTGTAGGAAAAGGAACAGGGCTGGGATTATCTATCAGTTACTCTATAATCGTAGAGCAACATGGCGGTCAATTGCAGTGTAACTCGCAAATAGGACAAGGAACAGAAATAGTCATACGCCTTCCTGTAGAAGTCCCGCAAGCAGTAAAATCTGGGTATCATTAA
- a CDS encoding AAA family ATPase, with protein sequence MQFQTRPISVIPRVGGVRPSHVPKRSNTRSESRLRNQQPPRYTLSESSSTVSANASLKDVGGLKEVLQELKELIAIPLKRPDLLAQIGLEPTRGVLLVGPPGTGKTLTARALAKELGVNCIAVVGPEVIGKYYGEAEQRLRGIFEQAAKKAPCIVFIDEIDSLAPDRSKVEGEVEKRLVAQLLSLMDGFAQTKGVIVLAATNRPNHLDPALRRPGRFDREVLFRVPNQQGRLEILQILTRSMPLDETVDLETIADLTVGFVGADLKAICQKAAYSALRRQVPSIADPIPEQLTVHQSDFLQAFQEIKPAVLRAVEVESPNVTWEAIGGLEEIKQTLRESVEGALLHPELYLQTKARPPKGILLWGPPGTGKTMLAKAVASQARANFICVNGPELLSKWVGASEQAVRELFAKARQAAPCVVFIDEIDTLAPTRGRYNGDSGVSDRVVGQLLTELDGLQASSTILVIAATNRPDALDPALLRAGRLDLQLKVDLPNLESRWAILQVYNQERPLQNVNLAYWAAVTEGWNGADLALLGDRAAVEAIRRYRSQGMMAPGAIQITNEDFNYAHQVLSQQRRV encoded by the coding sequence ATGCAGTTCCAAACTCGACCTATTAGTGTTATACCTCGTGTCGGTGGTGTTCGCCCCAGTCATGTCCCCAAAAGGAGCAATACCCGTAGCGAATCTCGTTTACGTAACCAACAACCGCCTAGATATACTCTTAGTGAATCGAGTTCTACAGTTTCAGCAAATGCATCTTTGAAAGATGTGGGTGGGCTTAAGGAAGTTCTTCAAGAACTGAAAGAATTGATTGCCATCCCTTTAAAACGTCCCGATCTCCTTGCTCAAATTGGTTTAGAACCCACACGGGGCGTTTTGTTAGTTGGACCACCTGGGACTGGTAAAACTTTAACAGCCCGCGCCTTGGCGAAAGAATTAGGAGTTAACTGCATTGCTGTAGTCGGACCAGAAGTTATCGGTAAATATTACGGTGAAGCAGAACAAAGACTGCGGGGTATTTTTGAACAAGCTGCTAAGAAGGCTCCTTGCATAGTCTTTATTGATGAAATTGACAGCCTTGCTCCAGACCGCAGCAAGGTAGAAGGGGAAGTAGAAAAACGTCTGGTTGCACAGCTTTTGAGCCTCATGGATGGCTTTGCTCAAACAAAAGGCGTCATTGTGTTGGCTGCTACTAATCGCCCCAATCACCTCGATCCAGCCTTGCGCCGTCCTGGAAGATTTGACCGGGAAGTGCTGTTTCGCGTGCCAAACCAACAAGGGCGTTTGGAAATCTTACAGATATTAACTCGCTCAATGCCTCTAGATGAGACAGTAGATTTAGAGACGATCGCAGATCTAACTGTGGGATTTGTGGGTGCAGACTTGAAAGCTATCTGTCAGAAAGCTGCTTACAGTGCTTTACGCCGTCAAGTTCCTTCAATAGCAGACCCAATTCCCGAACAGTTGACCGTACATCAGTCAGATTTTTTACAAGCATTCCAAGAAATTAAACCTGCTGTTTTACGTGCGGTTGAAGTTGAATCCCCGAATGTCACTTGGGAAGCCATTGGGGGGTTGGAGGAAATTAAACAAACCTTGAGGGAGTCTGTAGAAGGTGCATTGTTACATCCAGAACTTTATCTGCAAACAAAAGCCCGACCCCCCAAAGGGATTTTATTATGGGGACCGCCAGGAACAGGTAAAACCATGTTGGCTAAAGCTGTTGCTTCCCAAGCCAGAGCTAATTTTATCTGTGTCAATGGGCCAGAATTATTGAGTAAGTGGGTAGGTGCTAGCGAACAAGCAGTGCGAGAACTGTTTGCCAAAGCAAGACAAGCCGCTCCCTGTGTTGTCTTTATTGATGAAATTGATACTTTAGCACCAACAAGAGGGCGTTATAACGGTGATTCAGGAGTGAGCGATCGCGTTGTTGGACAATTGCTAACAGAGTTAGACGGTTTACAGGCAAGTTCTACCATTCTGGTGATTGCTGCTACCAATCGTCCCGATGCTTTAGATCCCGCTTTGTTAAGGGCTGGACGGTTAGATTTACAGTTAAAAGTAGATTTACCCAATTTGGAGAGTCGTTGGGCAATTTTGCAAGTTTACAATCAAGAACGTCCCTTGCAAAATGTAAATTTAGCTTACTGGGCGGCAGTCACTGAGGGTTGGAACGGGGCAGATTTGGCATTGCTCGGCGATCGCGCTGCTGTGGAAGCCATCCGTCGCTATCGTTCTCAAGGAATGATGGCTCCAGGGGCAATTCAAATCACAAATGAAGATTTTAATTACGCTCACCAAGTTTTGAGCCAACAGCGTCGAGTATAA
- a CDS encoding ATPase domain-containing protein, which yields MVKQRLSTGVSGLDEVLYGGLLANRAYLIRGGPGTGKTTLGLHFLAVGVAQGESCLYITLGESAEQIRDNAKSLNIDAEPITFLDLSPNTEFFTQVQTYDIFSPAEVEREPTTKRIVEAVETKKPQRVFLDAITQFRYLSSDAFLFRKQVLSFIRFLLSQGATVMFSSEGTERTPDDDLQFISDGVIHLNHSQLDRSLCVAKFRGSDFQHSFHSMRLTKTGMEVFPRLQPEVYKQEFVAQTISSGISELDEMLHGGLERGTVTLITGATGVGKTTLGLQFMKEAALRGERAVIYTFEEAENSLLHRSESVNIPLYDMQQKETLSIVEVQLLRLAPDEFARLVRHEVEVKQAKIVMLDSIAGYRLSLQGENLVRHLHALCKYLQNMGVTVLLINETEHITGEFHTSEWGISHLTDNIVFLRYIEVQGQMRKAIGVLKKRLSDFEKTLREIEITRYGVQVSKPLHSVRRIFSRTPEWIGNDSQ from the coding sequence ATGGTTAAGCAACGCCTGTCTACTGGAGTTTCAGGTCTGGACGAAGTTTTGTATGGCGGTCTACTTGCAAACCGAGCTTATCTCATACGGGGTGGGCCTGGTACAGGCAAAACTACCCTGGGATTGCATTTTCTAGCGGTTGGAGTTGCACAAGGGGAAAGCTGTTTGTACATTACGTTGGGGGAATCAGCCGAGCAAATTCGTGACAATGCCAAATCGTTAAATATAGATGCTGAACCGATTACCTTTCTCGACCTTAGCCCAAATACTGAATTTTTTACCCAAGTACAAACCTACGATATATTTTCTCCTGCTGAAGTTGAACGAGAACCCACCACAAAAAGAATCGTTGAAGCAGTAGAAACTAAAAAACCTCAACGAGTTTTTCTTGATGCTATCACTCAGTTCCGCTACCTATCTAGCGATGCTTTTCTATTTCGCAAGCAAGTGTTATCGTTTATCCGCTTTCTTTTATCACAAGGTGCAACTGTGATGTTCTCCTCAGAAGGAACTGAGCGCACTCCTGATGATGACTTGCAATTTATCAGTGATGGCGTTATCCACCTCAACCACTCTCAGTTAGACAGAAGTCTTTGTGTGGCTAAGTTTCGAGGTTCGGACTTTCAGCACAGTTTTCACTCCATGCGGTTGACGAAGACCGGTATGGAAGTTTTTCCGCGTTTACAACCGGAAGTTTACAAGCAGGAGTTTGTTGCTCAAACGATTTCTTCTGGTATTTCAGAACTTGATGAAATGCTGCATGGAGGGTTGGAAAGAGGTACGGTCACGCTCATAACGGGAGCAACGGGTGTTGGAAAAACCACTTTAGGTTTGCAGTTTATGAAAGAAGCTGCTCTAAGGGGCGAACGAGCGGTTATTTATACTTTTGAGGAAGCAGAAAATTCTTTGCTACATCGTTCTGAGTCTGTAAACATCCCCTTATATGACATGCAACAGAAAGAGACATTGTCAATTGTAGAAGTACAACTGTTGCGATTAGCACCCGATGAATTTGCGCGTTTGGTGCGGCATGAGGTAGAAGTGAAACAGGCCAAAATAGTTATGCTTGATAGTATTGCAGGCTACAGGCTCTCTTTACAAGGGGAAAATTTAGTCAGGCATCTTCATGCTCTATGTAAGTATTTGCAGAACATGGGTGTCACAGTGCTGCTAATTAATGAAACGGAGCATATAACAGGAGAATTTCATACCTCTGAATGGGGTATTAGCCACTTAACTGATAACATCGTGTTCTTGCGTTACATAGAAGTTCAAGGTCAAATGCGAAAGGCAATTGGGGTGCTTAAGAAACGGTTATCAGATTTTGAAAAAACTTTGCGGGAAATTGAAATCACTCGTTATGGAGTCCAAGTTAGCAAACCCCTTCATAGTGTGCGACGAATTTTTAGCAGGACACCAGAATGGATAGGTAATGATTCGCAATAA
- a CDS encoding DUF1796 family putative cysteine peptidase — protein MYQFQIIAHTQAGESIGLVGSTPELGLWDVTKCVRLRTTADHYPLWWTDTEINFGSILNSGDPPSTAERALSNSQKIEYKYVHIDSQGNARWEAFGRNRWVPVDRGDRYSSIVVDDGAFGYLQPYPFGYVKEPTVEMSLQEVSEGLKIVVIGSSVARGHKAWLLKGWAWLLGQALQQTYGHQLVNVSEVGANVSRTIERFASVVTPEKPDVVIIALSLGNEGLAYCPPQERRAVQRRFESGLQQLVKMTREIGARPILGGVYPHDNYSPEHHSLLKGTQNRMLNWGVPVLDWLAILDDGQGKWKEGTSFDPSHPNTIAHRLMYQAIDLRLFEIDREELIKEKKSFQQSNKASIYLDDGGFQVFASIEEKRLQIVNSSPYSYTIAPYWQEFQTTLQSKAGLIPGVYITKFVYQGILPFFAVQEDGTIETTVNIPPGANLEYSAAFNLFSTPNSQVLFHNEQLGIVQENEQRLWVINESDHEYNIHPMWQEVRSVLKAISGGVYEDPFHPEIPFRTMMIGPYGLESRVKIPPKSAVAFQYKCKLSDISRVAIIPLGDRCAVRMMLYKMEYDGPAFPFDLTRTTNIADIADIIENGFYDIWNPRFLHYNPEAHRIYHSKWTGLSFAHEVEDTDNPLQDLSPVFERMRERYTARSERFWYTLQNCDKALFVRTGLADRGGVMDLINKLEKQCQGKSFHLLLLSPQSSHEFSDLPNVIHYNLEFNPDRMYDDLGHWMYCTSVMRGILESLGVSSKNLFWCPPKPPVNHLNR, from the coding sequence ATGTATCAATTCCAGATTATTGCACACACGCAAGCGGGCGAATCTATCGGTCTGGTTGGTTCTACTCCTGAATTGGGATTGTGGGATGTTACAAAATGCGTTCGCCTGCGGACAACTGCCGATCACTATCCATTATGGTGGACAGATACGGAAATCAATTTTGGGTCTATTTTGAACTCAGGCGATCCCCCAAGCACTGCAGAAAGAGCGTTAAGCAATTCCCAGAAAATTGAGTATAAATATGTACATATTGATTCTCAAGGCAACGCAAGATGGGAAGCTTTTGGACGGAACCGTTGGGTACCTGTTGATAGAGGCGATCGATACAGCAGCATCGTTGTGGATGATGGTGCATTTGGTTATTTGCAGCCTTACCCCTTTGGGTATGTTAAAGAACCTACTGTTGAAATGTCTTTACAGGAAGTCTCTGAAGGACTAAAAATCGTTGTGATAGGGAGTTCCGTTGCACGAGGTCATAAAGCTTGGTTGTTGAAAGGTTGGGCTTGGCTGTTGGGACAGGCTTTGCAACAAACATACGGACACCAACTTGTGAATGTATCGGAGGTAGGGGCAAATGTCAGCCGAACAATCGAGCGTTTTGCGTCAGTTGTTACGCCAGAAAAACCAGATGTGGTTATTATTGCCCTATCTTTGGGTAATGAAGGGTTAGCTTATTGTCCCCCCCAGGAACGACGCGCAGTTCAAAGGCGCTTTGAAAGTGGCTTGCAGCAGCTTGTGAAAATGACACGGGAAATAGGCGCACGTCCAATTCTGGGAGGGGTTTATCCCCATGACAACTATTCTCCAGAACATCACTCGCTACTTAAGGGGACGCAAAACCGCATGCTCAATTGGGGCGTTCCGGTACTGGATTGGTTGGCAATCCTGGATGACGGACAAGGAAAATGGAAGGAGGGGACGTCTTTCGATCCATCTCATCCCAATACGATCGCTCACCGTCTCATGTATCAGGCGATTGACTTGCGCTTATTTGAAATCGATCGAGAGGAGTTGATAAAAGAAAAAAAAAGTTTCCAGCAGTCAAACAAAGCCTCTATCTACCTCGACGATGGGGGCTTCCAAGTTTTTGCCTCTATTGAAGAGAAGCGTTTGCAGATTGTCAACTCATCACCTTACAGCTATACCATCGCTCCCTATTGGCAGGAATTCCAAACTACACTGCAAAGTAAGGCAGGATTGATACCTGGTGTCTACATTACGAAATTTGTTTATCAAGGAATACTCCCTTTCTTTGCCGTGCAAGAGGATGGCACGATTGAAACTACAGTGAATATTCCCCCTGGTGCTAACCTGGAATACAGTGCTGCTTTCAATCTTTTTTCAACGCCGAACTCACAAGTTTTGTTCCATAACGAGCAATTGGGAATTGTGCAAGAGAACGAGCAACGTCTCTGGGTGATTAACGAATCAGACCACGAGTACAACATCCATCCTATGTGGCAAGAGGTGCGTAGCGTATTGAAAGCCATATCAGGAGGTGTTTATGAAGATCCGTTTCATCCCGAGATCCCCTTCCGTACCATGATGATAGGTCCTTATGGGTTGGAAAGCCGGGTAAAAATACCACCCAAGTCTGCTGTAGCCTTCCAATACAAATGCAAATTATCAGATATCAGCCGTGTCGCAATTATCCCGTTGGGCGATCGCTGTGCCGTGCGGATGATGTTATACAAGATGGAGTACGATGGTCCCGCTTTTCCCTTCGATCTCACGCGCACTACCAATATTGCAGATATTGCGGATATCATCGAAAACGGTTTTTATGATATATGGAACCCTCGCTTCCTACATTACAATCCAGAGGCACACAGAATCTACCACAGTAAATGGACGGGTTTGTCCTTTGCTCATGAAGTTGAGGACACGGACAACCCCCTTCAAGATTTGTCTCCTGTCTTTGAACGGATGCGCGAGCGGTATACAGCACGTTCCGAAAGATTTTGGTACACGCTCCAAAACTGCGATAAGGCGCTTTTCGTTCGCACGGGTCTTGCCGATCGGGGTGGTGTGATGGATCTCATAAACAAGCTGGAAAAACAATGTCAGGGAAAGTCTTTTCATCTGTTGCTCCTTTCTCCTCAATCCAGTCATGAGTTTTCAGACCTCCCCAATGTGATACATTACAACCTGGAGTTTAACCCCGATCGGATGTATGACGATTTAGGTCACTGGATGTATTGCACTTCTGTGATGCGAGGAATTCTTGAATCCCTTGGGGTGTCTAGCAAGAATCTCTTTTGGTGTCCCCCTAAACCTCCAGTCAATCATCTCAATCGGTAA
- a CDS encoding ATP-binding protein — protein MRRILLLLENKENRRLLAHSLKTRYEVIVPDVDTSQGKTSALWEQSFDLCILCGVTLESIDRQIQERKNAESPVLLPFLLVTSRQSVGMRTRYLWQSVDELIVTPIQKLELLSRIEVLLRSRLLSKQLSAANKKLLMEVEQRRCLETEIRSSLQKERELNELKSRFVSMVSHEFRSPLQVILSSAQMIEIYGEQLSKDRKKQFFQQIKQTVKTMTQLLDDVLVIGRADLGRFKASPEILDLTELCRDLAEEILLSMNSKHAISFVTYGNCCEACVDEILIRHILSNLLSNAIKYSPTDSTIHFILQCADNEAIFKIQDRGIGIPLEDKETLFSLFHRAANVKNIPGTGLGLAIVKKCVDLYGGTIAVESELGVGTTFTVTLPLPQLALIRR, from the coding sequence GTGAGACGGATTTTGCTCTTGCTCGAAAACAAGGAAAATCGCCGTTTATTGGCTCATTCGCTGAAAACAAGGTATGAAGTCATAGTACCTGATGTTGACACAAGCCAAGGGAAAACATCTGCTCTATGGGAGCAGTCTTTTGATTTGTGTATCTTATGTGGAGTAACACTTGAAAGTATCGATCGGCAAATACAAGAGAGAAAAAATGCGGAATCGCCAGTCTTACTGCCATTTCTCTTAGTGACTTCACGGCAAAGTGTGGGTATGAGGACTCGTTACCTCTGGCAAAGTGTTGATGAGTTAATTGTTACACCAATACAAAAATTAGAATTGCTTTCTAGAATTGAAGTTTTGTTGCGATCGCGTCTTCTCTCAAAGCAATTGTCTGCTGCTAACAAAAAACTCCTTATGGAGGTTGAACAAAGAAGATGTTTGGAGACAGAAATTCGTTCTTCTTTACAAAAAGAAAGAGAACTTAATGAACTAAAATCTCGCTTTGTTTCAATGGTATCCCACGAGTTTCGCTCTCCCCTACAAGTTATTTTATCATCAGCACAAATGATTGAAATTTATGGCGAGCAACTCTCTAAAGATAGAAAAAAGCAATTTTTTCAGCAAATTAAACAAACAGTTAAAACAATGACTCAATTGTTAGATGATGTGTTGGTCATTGGTCGTGCAGATTTGGGAAGATTTAAAGCAAGTCCCGAAATTCTGGATTTAACAGAATTGTGTAGGGATTTAGCAGAAGAAATTCTTTTAAGTATGAATAGCAAGCATGCGATCTCTTTTGTAACTTATGGAAATTGCTGTGAGGCTTGCGTTGATGAAATTTTAATCCGCCACATCTTGAGCAACTTGCTTTCCAATGCCATCAAGTATTCACCAACAGACAGCACAATTCACTTTATATTACAGTGTGCAGACAACGAAGCTATCTTCAAAATACAAGATCGTGGCATAGGCATTCCTTTAGAAGACAAAGAAACGCTTTTTAGCTTATTCCATCGTGCTGCAAATGTTAAAAATATTCCCGGTACTGGATTGGGGCTGGCGATCGTAAAAAAGTGTGTTGATTTATACGGAGGGACAATTGCTGTCGAGAGCGAACTTGGTGTAGGAACTACCTTTACTGTCACCCTTCCGCTACCACAGCTTGCTCTGATTCGCCGTTGA
- a CDS encoding AAA family ATPase has translation MFPISARWIQDFEKHLYRRQHFILYGNIHDQFLWQGSYQNMEVFLNNYFLKQGFDLIVRYDPIDGLTFPQPEMRPIFEELARQRLAEQQLERLGQSATPSAIADPMQPPSRANPGTVVQQRLTSSYLSPEITFSHLRAVLSQPKTSVVAIADLGDMLTTDPERHSADERHLLMLLKKCTLEASVIAEGNLTGYRNTLILLASDLRRVPPWFYTGNPFVALVQVTRPNKEERQQFILRFGQQGFYGGHLLNAQRPSLQQPSDLELAAEEFAALTEDYQTMDLEAIRHTSWRERIPLNAKTVLRLVDFYKFGQRDEPFEQISADKIAYAREELCKFVIGQPRAVEAVTNLLTSAKVGISLSNVSGRNNKPKGIFFFVGPTGVGKTELAKSLTRLIFGDEQAFARFDMSEYKEEHAAEKLTGAPPGFIGHEEGGQLTNRILQRPYSILLFDEIEKAHPRVLDKFLQILEDGRLTDDKGQTVYFNQTVIIFTSNIGASDLTDPHTGTIIRNGIMTEVQRQGVDSFTYAQVEAHFRAEVHWHFTSRIGRAELLNRLGDSIVVFDLLRPEFVWQIGQKFLRLLAESAWDKYQLQVLFQPIVLEVLNVYMQQDDNLLFGGRRIKTLLETLVERPLNRWIFENYSDLNSLAGKRLIVSLEHNGALSVMEAVFTV, from the coding sequence ATGTTCCCGATTTCTGCCCGTTGGATTCAAGATTTTGAAAAGCATTTATACCGTCGCCAACACTTTATTCTTTACGGTAACATTCACGATCAATTTCTCTGGCAGGGTAGTTATCAGAACATGGAGGTCTTCCTCAATAACTATTTCCTCAAGCAGGGCTTCGATCTGATTGTTCGTTACGATCCGATAGATGGTCTGACTTTTCCTCAACCAGAGATGCGCCCCATATTTGAGGAATTGGCGCGACAACGACTCGCAGAACAACAACTCGAACGCTTGGGACAGTCCGCCACTCCAAGTGCGATCGCAGATCCCATGCAGCCCCCATCTCGTGCTAATCCTGGAACGGTGGTACAACAACGGCTGACTAGCAGTTACCTGTCACCAGAAATTACTTTTAGTCATTTGCGGGCAGTTCTATCTCAACCAAAAACCTCAGTCGTGGCGATCGCGGATTTAGGGGATATGCTCACTACCGATCCAGAACGCCACTCAGCAGACGAACGCCATCTTTTGATGTTGCTCAAAAAATGCACGTTGGAAGCATCGGTCATTGCTGAAGGTAATCTCACTGGCTATCGCAACACTCTCATTCTCCTAGCCAGTGACCTCAGACGAGTACCACCTTGGTTCTATACTGGCAATCCTTTTGTAGCTTTAGTTCAAGTGACCCGTCCCAATAAAGAAGAACGCCAGCAGTTTATCTTGCGCTTTGGACAACAGGGATTTTACGGCGGACATCTGTTAAATGCTCAACGTCCCAGTTTGCAACAACCTTCAGACCTAGAACTTGCTGCAGAGGAATTTGCTGCCTTAACTGAAGATTATCAAACGATGGATCTAGAAGCTATCCGTCACACCTCTTGGCGAGAACGTATACCACTCAATGCCAAAACCGTGTTGCGCCTGGTAGACTTTTATAAATTTGGACAACGCGATGAACCATTTGAGCAAATCAGTGCTGATAAAATTGCTTATGCCAGAGAAGAACTGTGCAAATTTGTGATCGGTCAACCCCGTGCGGTAGAAGCTGTTACCAATCTCCTAACTAGCGCAAAAGTAGGCATCAGTTTGAGTAATGTCAGCGGTCGCAATAACAAACCAAAAGGAATTTTCTTTTTTGTGGGTCCTACAGGTGTGGGTAAAACTGAGTTAGCCAAATCACTAACACGGCTGATTTTTGGAGATGAGCAAGCATTCGCCCGCTTTGATATGAGCGAGTACAAAGAAGAACACGCAGCAGAGAAGTTAACAGGCGCACCTCCTGGTTTCATAGGTCATGAAGAAGGAGGACAACTGACCAACCGGATTTTACAGCGTCCTTACAGCATTTTGCTGTTTGATGAAATCGAAAAAGCTCATCCCAGAGTTTTAGATAAATTTCTCCAAATTCTAGAAGATGGTCGCCTTACAGATGACAAAGGACAGACAGTTTATTTCAATCAAACTGTAATTATATTTACTAGTAATATTGGCGCTTCTGACCTAACAGACCCACACACCGGAACGATTATTCGTAACGGTATCATGACTGAGGTACAACGCCAAGGTGTCGATTCCTTCACCTATGCTCAGGTAGAAGCTCATTTTCGTGCTGAAGTTCATTGGCACTTTACCAGTCGCATTGGTCGTGCTGAATTGTTGAACCGTTTGGGCGACAGTATCGTCGTGTTTGATTTGCTACGTCCGGAGTTTGTTTGGCAAATTGGGCAGAAGTTTCTCCGGCTGCTAGCAGAATCTGCTTGGGATAAATATCAGTTGCAGGTACTGTTTCAACCGATAGTCTTAGAAGTATTGAACGTGTATATGCAACAAGATGACAATTTGCTATTTGGCGGACGGCGAATTAAAACCTTACTGGAAACTTTGGTTGAGCGTCCGCTTAATCGCTGGATCTTTGAGAATTACTCCGATTTAAATTCCTTGGCAGGAAAACGGTTAATTGTGAGCCTGGAACACAACGGTGCGTTATCGGTGATGGAAGCAGTTTTCACGGTCTAG